A section of the Pogoniulus pusillus isolate bPogPus1 chromosome 3, bPogPus1.pri, whole genome shotgun sequence genome encodes:
- the AMER2 gene encoding APC membrane recruitment protein 2 isoform X1 gives MDSHCDCAEPPTAEQPSGRINKTAFKLFKRRKSGGTMPSIFGVRSKGGEGKGASKPGMVRSRTHDGLADAVLESSKKEESGGGDPQNKEAQGRPAGSLGVSAGSSVAKSHSFFSLLRKNGRPENGRAESADQRAGGRQKKGLKGIFSSMRWHKKDKNGKEERGESSEIPSGLIMPGSLTASLECIKEETPKPLSEAPSSAADVGLEPPREKRSGEAHASAQEPEAGGGKAQNGSPPPGEDLAAAGRRPEELRSEPPDLGAGEVGTAKDAAITGCGDIIADHEEDVGGGSGSCEKSTPGASKLGASKKRPTMVAYQGGGEEMASPDQVDDTYLQEFWDMLSQTEETQTEGVGVGEGSKKPEGLKENRGTEGAQNRVVVKCGGLRQIPIHLSHKEEQKGREKEQPEGVPNSDEGYWDSTTPGPEEDGSTSIQKETIPRDSYSGDALYDLYAEPDENPPAGPTDGEVTSVPRSKPVSPVTTTCSLKTPSSTVKDSKIPISIKHLSSHPASHGADASNSHHVAHHHLAKSEMHRTKIPVSKVLVRRVSNRGLAGTTVKAATYQDSAKK, from the exons ATGGACTCGCACTGCGACTGTGCCGAGCCTCCGACCGCCGAGCAGCCGTCGGGGAGGATTAACAAAACCGCCTTCAAACTGTTCAAGAGGAGGAAATCCGGGGGCACCATGCCGAGCATCTTCggggtgaggagcaaaggcGGGGAGGGGAAGGGCGCCAGCAAACCGGGGATGGTTCGGAGCCGGACACACGACGGCTTGGCCGACGccgtgctggagagcagcaagaaGGAGGAATCGGGCGGCGGCGACCCGCAGAACAAGGAGGCGCAGGGCCGACCAGCCGGCAGCCTCGGCGTCTCCGCCGGCAGCTCGGTGGCCAAGTCGCACAGCttcttctccctgctgaggaagaaTGGCAGGCCAGAGAACGGCAGGGCGGAGAGCGCGGATCAGCGGGCTGGCGGCAGACAAAAgaaggggctgaaagggatctTCAGCAGCATGCGATGGcataaaaaagacaaaaacggcaaggaggaaaggggggaaagctCGGAGATCCCGTCCGGTCTGATTATGCCGGGGTCTCTGACTGCCAGCCTGGAGTGCATCAAGGAGGAGACGCCGAAGCCTTTGTCTGAAGCGCCGAGCAGCGCTGCCGACGTCGGATTGGAGCCACCGCGGGAGAAGCGCAGCGGCGAGGCGCACGCCTCGGCCCAGGAGCCCGAAGCGGGAGGTGGGAAGGCGCAGAACGGCAGTCCCCCGCCCGGGGAGGACCTTGCCGCGGCTGGAAGGCGACCCGAGGAGCTCCGCAGCGAGCCACCGGACCTGGGCGCCGGAGAGGTTGGGACTGCGAAGGATGCAGCCATAACAG GCTGCGGAGATATTATTGCGGACCATGAGGAGGATGTGGGCGGCGGGAGTGGCAGCTGTGAGAAGAGCACCCCCGGGGCCAGCAAGCTGGGTGCATCCAAGAAGCGCCCCACCATGGTGGCCTaccagggaggaggggaggagatggCCAGCCCGGACCAGGTGGATGACACCTACCTGCAGGAGTTCTGGGATATGCTCTCACAGACAGAAGAGACCCAGACAGAAGGAGTAGGAGTAGGAGAAGGGTCAAAGAAGCCCGAGGGGTTGAAAGAGAACCGAGGTACTGAGGGTGCCCAGAACAGGGTGGTGGTGAAATGTGGAGGCCTCCGCCAGATCCCTATTCACCTCAGCCACAAAGAGGAGCAGAAGGGTAGGGAGAAGGAACAGCCTGAAGGTGTCCCAAACAGCGATGAGGGCTACTGGGATTCTACCACTCCTGGTCCTGAAGAAGATGGTTCCACAAGCATCCAGAAGGAGACCATTCCCAGAGACAGCTACAGTGGGGATGCTCTCTATGACCTCTATGCTGAGCCAGATGAGAACCCACCAGCGGGGCCTACAGACGGAGAGGTCACCTCTGTGCCCCGATCCAAGCCTGTGTCTCCGGTTACAACCACGTGCTCACTGAAAACACCTTCAAGCACAGTGAAGGACTCCAAAATACCTATCAGCATTAAACACCTTTCGTCACATCCTGCCAGCCACGGAGCAGATGCAAGTAACAGCCATCACGTCGCACACCATCACCTGGCCAAAAGCGAGATGCACAGAACAAAAATCCCGGTCTCCAAAGTACTGGTACGCCGGGTCAGTAACAGAGGCTTAGCAGGCACAACAGTGAAAGCTGCCACATACCAGGACAGTGCCAAAAAGTAG
- the AMER2 gene encoding APC membrane recruitment protein 2 isoform X2, whose protein sequence is MDSHCDCAEPPTAEQPSGRINKTAFKLFKRRKSGGTMPSIFGVRSKGGEGKGASKPGMVRSRTHDGLADAVLESSKKEESGGGDPQNKEAQGRPAGSLGVSAGSSVAKSHSFFSLLRKNGRPENGRAESADQRAGGRQKKGLKGIFSSMRWHKKDKNGKEERGESSEIPSGLIMPGSLTASLECIKEETPKPLSEAPSSAADVGLEPPREKRSGEAHASAQEPEAGGGKAQNGSPPPGEDLAAAGRRPEELRSEPPDLGAGEVGTAKDAAITGDIPITTIPPVEPHCDSGQETAAAPDPSSVDPPSEQSIDRICLMFADVTSLKSFDSLTGCGDIIADHEEDVGGGSGSCEKSTPGASKLGASKKRPTMVAYQGGGEEMASPDQVDDTYLQEFWDMLSQTEETQTEGVGVGEGSKKPEGLKENRGTEGAQNRVVVKCGGLRQIPIHLSHKEEQKGREKEQPEGVPNSDEGYWDSTTPGPEEDGSTSIQKETIPRDSYSGDALYDLYAEPDENPPAGPTDGEVTSVPRSKPVSPVTTTCSLKTPSSTVKDSKIPISIKHLSSHPASHGADASNSHHVAHHHLAKSEMHRTKIPVSKVLVRRVSNRGLAGTTVKAATYQDSAKK, encoded by the coding sequence ATGGACTCGCACTGCGACTGTGCCGAGCCTCCGACCGCCGAGCAGCCGTCGGGGAGGATTAACAAAACCGCCTTCAAACTGTTCAAGAGGAGGAAATCCGGGGGCACCATGCCGAGCATCTTCggggtgaggagcaaaggcGGGGAGGGGAAGGGCGCCAGCAAACCGGGGATGGTTCGGAGCCGGACACACGACGGCTTGGCCGACGccgtgctggagagcagcaagaaGGAGGAATCGGGCGGCGGCGACCCGCAGAACAAGGAGGCGCAGGGCCGACCAGCCGGCAGCCTCGGCGTCTCCGCCGGCAGCTCGGTGGCCAAGTCGCACAGCttcttctccctgctgaggaagaaTGGCAGGCCAGAGAACGGCAGGGCGGAGAGCGCGGATCAGCGGGCTGGCGGCAGACAAAAgaaggggctgaaagggatctTCAGCAGCATGCGATGGcataaaaaagacaaaaacggcaaggaggaaaggggggaaagctCGGAGATCCCGTCCGGTCTGATTATGCCGGGGTCTCTGACTGCCAGCCTGGAGTGCATCAAGGAGGAGACGCCGAAGCCTTTGTCTGAAGCGCCGAGCAGCGCTGCCGACGTCGGATTGGAGCCACCGCGGGAGAAGCGCAGCGGCGAGGCGCACGCCTCGGCCCAGGAGCCCGAAGCGGGAGGTGGGAAGGCGCAGAACGGCAGTCCCCCGCCCGGGGAGGACCTTGCCGCGGCTGGAAGGCGACCCGAGGAGCTCCGCAGCGAGCCACCGGACCTGGGCGCCGGAGAGGTTGGGACTGCGAAGGATGCAGCCATAACAGGTGACATTCCAATAACGACTATCCCCCCTGTTGAACCTCACTGTGATAGCGGTCAAGAGACGGCAGCCGCCCCTGACCCTTCCTCTGTTGATCCACCCTCAGAGCAATCGATTGATCGTATTTGTTTGATGTTTGCTGACGTGACTTCACTGAAAAGCTTTGACTCTCTTACAGGCTGCGGAGATATTATTGCGGACCATGAGGAGGATGTGGGCGGCGGGAGTGGCAGCTGTGAGAAGAGCACCCCCGGGGCCAGCAAGCTGGGTGCATCCAAGAAGCGCCCCACCATGGTGGCCTaccagggaggaggggaggagatggCCAGCCCGGACCAGGTGGATGACACCTACCTGCAGGAGTTCTGGGATATGCTCTCACAGACAGAAGAGACCCAGACAGAAGGAGTAGGAGTAGGAGAAGGGTCAAAGAAGCCCGAGGGGTTGAAAGAGAACCGAGGTACTGAGGGTGCCCAGAACAGGGTGGTGGTGAAATGTGGAGGCCTCCGCCAGATCCCTATTCACCTCAGCCACAAAGAGGAGCAGAAGGGTAGGGAGAAGGAACAGCCTGAAGGTGTCCCAAACAGCGATGAGGGCTACTGGGATTCTACCACTCCTGGTCCTGAAGAAGATGGTTCCACAAGCATCCAGAAGGAGACCATTCCCAGAGACAGCTACAGTGGGGATGCTCTCTATGACCTCTATGCTGAGCCAGATGAGAACCCACCAGCGGGGCCTACAGACGGAGAGGTCACCTCTGTGCCCCGATCCAAGCCTGTGTCTCCGGTTACAACCACGTGCTCACTGAAAACACCTTCAAGCACAGTGAAGGACTCCAAAATACCTATCAGCATTAAACACCTTTCGTCACATCCTGCCAGCCACGGAGCAGATGCAAGTAACAGCCATCACGTCGCACACCATCACCTGGCCAAAAGCGAGATGCACAGAACAAAAATCCCGGTCTCCAAAGTACTGGTACGCCGGGTCAGTAACAGAGGCTTAGCAGGCACAACAGTGAAAGCTGCCACATACCAGGACAGTGCCAAAAAGTAG